AGTTATACTGAAATGGAAGGCACAGATAACGTTCGCAAAGTATTAATCACCGATCAGGGGCGGCACCGTGTTATTAAAGTAATCCAGGCGACCAAAGATATTCAATGGAGCTACGGCCACGCTGATGTTGAAGGCACTGCTGCGGGTTATCTGTCGAGTCCGGCAGACGCCGTACCGATGCCTGATTCCGGGAAAATTTTCATCTGCGACAAAGGAAATAATCGTGTTATTTTGGTGAACGAGGCAGACAGCACGATAGAATGGAAATATAACAGCGGTTTGAACAACCCGGTGGACATTGACTACAGCGAAGCGCAAAACGCTGTGCTCATTACCGATCAGAGCAATCATCGCGTTATTCTTGTCAGTCTGGACACAAACGGCATTATTTGGAGCTTTGGCACATCGAATGGAACGCCGGACTCACTTTCAAAAGGACTTAACCTTCCCGCCGATGCCGACTTTCTTGACAATGGAAATATCTTGATCGCCGACGCCGGAAATCATCGACTCATCGAAGTCAATAATGCTGGCCAGGTCGTTTGGGAATTCGGCAAAAGATTTGACAATTTAAAGGACGCTGACCGACTTCCGGACAACAAACATTTAATTGTGGACGGTAATTTACCAGAACGAATTGGATACGCGACATCAGAGTTTGTCTCTGATCCCCGCGACATTGGCAAAGAAGTGAGTTTTACAAATTTGATCTGGAACGCGGATACGATGGCAACTGTGACATCTGTGAAGCTGCAGCTACGTTCGGCTAATACGCTGGGAGATCTGGAATCCGCCCCCTGGCATGGACCCAGCGAGGCGGATAGTTTTTACGTCTCGCCTTCGACAGCCATCAATTCGGCGCACAACGGACACCGTTTTTATCAATTCAAAGCAAAACTCATCACGCAGAATCCGTTGTACACGCCGACATTGAACGATGTAATCTTAAATTATTTCTACTACGATGTAAACACCACAGGAAGGATCACAACCACCGTCATACAAGATTCTGCTGATAATATCATTACTCGCTGGAGCAAACTCATTTTTAAAACGGTTCTACCGGAAAATACGGCAAATCGTAACAAAGTAGAATTGAAAATTACTATTAAGGACGCGTATAGCCATTCACCTATTCGAAGCTTTACGGCGAGCAACGTTGATACATCGAATGAAGAGGCCCTTTCCAATGTTGTCCAGCTCGAGAAAAAACAAGCCATCTATTTGCAAGCGACATTCAAAACCAATAATAGCTCAGTCTCGCCGGCATTGGATTCCTGGCAATTGGAATGGGAATCTACGTCTTCTTCTCCCTCGGAAATTCAATTTGTCGACCCGAATTTTCAGCCGGTCACCAGTTATCGTTTTTCCGATAGAATACAACCGGGGCAACCGTATATTGATCGAGTCACGGTTCTGCTGAATGACGCCAATTTAGAGCAAGTATCGGATTTGATTTCCGTGCGCATCAATTCTTTGCTCAGCCACGACAGCGAAGAGATCACCTTGAACAGGCAGACAAACGGCGGCTTTTTGCTGCAACCGAGCATCCCCGGCATTATTCTGAGTATCGGAGTTCCCGCTACCGATAACGGTTTCCTTGAAGTTTTTGATCGGGACACGCTTGTTGTCAACTATACCGATCCTACTAATTCTGACGATCAAAGTGGGGACTCGGTGCTTGTTATTGAGGACAAAAGCGGCGTCATTACATTTTTAAACCAGTACTTCGCGCCGATAGATACGGCGACGGTAGGCGATACGATCTTTGTCCGCATTACCGGCGAAAATGACAGGAATATTTCATTCGCTCAGGATACAATTTATGCCACTGTGTTTGACTATAAAACAAGCGATCAGGAAAAAATCACCCTCGTTGAACAGCCTGACTCGCTGAATGTTTATTTCACAGGCAATTTTTTGTCAACAAGGGGGTTGCCAATTATTTTGAAAAATGTTCGTACCACCGACGACGGCAACATCCAAACCATTTCCGGCAGCCAGATCGGAATCGAATATCTGGACACAATTTCTGACGTCCCTATTTTAGAAGTCGCTACCGGCAGCGCTGCGCCCGATACGCTCTGGAATTACAATAGCTCTGCGCTGGAATTTGATTTTGCTCCTCAGCCGTATCGCCCCAAAGACGGCGACGCCCTGCGGATCCGCATTGTCAGTTCCATTGGCACTCTTGCGATTGACAAAATTGAAATTTTCACTCTGTCAGGCGCAAAGATCAGAGAGATTTTAAGCGGCCAACTTTCGTTTTATTACAACTACCCGATTCCAAAGCACCAGTATGGGCTTGCTGATAACTGGTGGAATCTCAAAAATGCTAACGGCGATCTGGTGAGCAGCGGCACCTATTTTGTGAAAGTATCCGGTCATATTGTAGAATCCGGCGCGCGTCTCAGCTCGATTCGGAAATTAGTGGTCATTCGATGATAAAATTTTTAGCAAAAAACGGATATAGCCATGAATGAAAATAGAAAGTCACTCAAATTCTCTGTCTATCTGCCGATATTAGTGTTCAGTCTCATTTTTCTTTATCATTCTCTACTGTTTGCTCAGAGCAGCTCAGGGATAGGCAAATACGGCGCTTCATTTTTGCAAATCAATTCTTCGGCCAGGCAAGTCGCCTTAGGAGGCGCGTTTACCGGCCTGGCTGACGACGTCAATTTAATGCGTTTTAACGTCGGCGGCTTGGGTATGCTCAAAAAAACCACGCTCGGATTGAATTACCACAAGTGGATTGGCGACACTCAGCAAGGGTCGATGGGAATAGCCATGCCGCTGGGATTCGCCGTAGTCGGCGTCGATATTATTTATTTCAATGAGGGCGAAATCACCGAACTTAACAACAATTTCGATCCCACCGGCGCTATTTTGAACAGTACTGATGTCGCCATGAGTTTTGGCGGAGGTTTTCGCAAACGGATTCTCGGCATGGAGGCCTCTTTTGGCGGCGCCGCGAAAGTTATTCGACAAAATTTGGCGGAACACTCAGCCACCGCTCTGGGCATGGATTTGGGGGTTCTGCTGAAAAAGGGGCGATTTTCTTACGGCGCGTCTCTTCAAAATTTTTCCATCACCAAATTAAAATTCCTCGAAAAAGAATTTTCTTTACCAGAAACCTATCGCGGTGGAATCGGATTTAACACAAAATTGGGAAAAAATTTAAAAATCAATCTGGCGACAGATGTTGCTTGGTTAGCAAGCCAAAAAATCCGCATTTATAGCGGCGGCGAAGTTATCATCGGTGATATTATCGCGCTGCGCGGCGGATACAAATTTCACAATTTTGAGGTCAATCGCTGGGCAGCAGGGATGGGTCTTTACATCCCGATGAAATGGCTTAACGGGTCCAAAGTGAGAATTGATTATTCTTACTCTCCGCTTGATTTGCTCGGCGGTTCAACGCATCGCTTTTCCATGCTTTTTGAATTTCGCAGTCTGGGACCTGAATTAGGAGTGGATCAGACAAGAATATCTGAGATGACCGCCGAGCTTCAACAGCAACTTGATGCGGCGAAAAAAGCTCGTTTGGAAACGGAAAAAGCCGAACAACAGGCAAAAGAAGTGGCCAGATTGATGGCGGATCGATTGAATCAAGTGCAGCAGATCGCCAAAGAGAGTAAAGGCAAAATCGAAGTTCACACACAAACTCCGACCGACAGCGTTTGGGTGACCATGCGGATTAATTTCGATTTTGACAGGGCAAACATTCGTCCTGATGAATTTGAAACCATGCATCGCATCGGAAAAATTCTTAACACCTACCCTGGCACGAAAGTTCATATTTCCGGACACACCGACTTCATCGGCACCGAAGAATATAACATACGACTGTCTCATCGTCGCGTGGATAGCGTGATGGTTTTTCTGAACAAAAAAGAGGGTGTGGATTTCGATAGATTTTATTATCCCATCGGTTACGGCAAAGAGAAACCAATTGCAGACAACAATACGCGCGAAGGCCGCTTCAAAAACAGGCGCGTCGATTTCGTCATTTACACCACAGACAACGCCCTTCCTGTGCCGGAAGGTTCCGCGATAAAATCTGTTGAAATGAGAGACGATTCCACTGTTCAAATCATTTGCAATGGGAAGGTAAAATTTGAACACAAATTCATGACCAACCCGGACCGCATCGTGATCGATTTTCCGAAAATTTTCCTTTTGTCAACAAAAGCCACTTTCGCTTTCAATAACGATATTTTCCTTCGCGCCCGTGTGGGATATCATCCTGACGAAAAATTTTCGCGAATAGTGCTGGATTTGAAATCGCCAATTAAATATGACATCGCCACAAAAGACAATATCGTTTATATTCGCGCTAGATAGTCATGAGACAGCTCATTTTCTTTTCGAAAAGCCCTTGTGAAAATGAAGAAGCACAAGGGCTTTTTTGAATTCATATCCGTCAATAACCAACTATTCACAGCACAGCAAGCTGCCTAATTTCACTGCAAAAGTGCAAAGTGTGCCGAGGAAAAAACTCATTGTTAAGCTTCACGTTCTCTGCGTCTTTGCGGTGAAAAAAAATTTGCAAAAAAACGCGGTGTGTCTTTTTTGCTATAGGTTTGAAAAATTTGTTCAAATTTTTTAAAAAAATTCCTTGCAATTTTGCAACAATCTGATTATCTTTATTGGCTAAAAAAATTAAATGAATAACTATTAGCAATCAGAGGAAGAATAATGAGCGAACTGGTGACAATTACCACGGAAAATTTTGAAGACGAAGTATTGAAATCCGACGTGCCTGTACTGATCGATTTTTGGGCTGTTTGGTGCGCCCCTTGCAAACTCATTGCCCCGATAGTAGAGGACATGGCGAAAGAATTCGCAGGAAAACTGAAAGCCGGCAAATGCGATGTCGACAGCAATCAGGCGATTGCTTCGCAGTACGGCATCCGTAGCATTCCCACTGTGCTGATTTTCAAAGACGGTGAAGTCAAAGAACAAATTATCGGCGCTGTTCCCAAACATCATATCGCTGAAAAAGTAAAGGCTGTTTTGTCATAAAAAAATCAAAAAAACGAATTTTTCGCTTGCATTTTTCAGCTATGCGTATTATATTATAAAAAATTATATGGGAAATTAATCGTGAATAAAATCATCGTCTCAAATATGAACTTCGCTTTGACAACCGATAGTAATTGGTGGTGGTGGCGTACGTCCATATTTGGGGAGGATTTATTGACGACTTAATTTCAACGATAACAATATGAGAAAAATAAATTCAACCCACTTTTATGAAGGTGGGTTTTTTTTTGCCTAAATTCGGAGGGAAAGTGAACACATTGAACGACCAACAGCTAAAGATCGGAGAATTGCCGAAACTGCAAATTATGCCAATCGCGAATATTACTTTTCACGAAGAGCCGGATGAAGAGCGTTCCGGAAAACTCATTGAGTATTTGCGCAAAGAGAATAAACTGAAAAATCCTCCTGTCGTCGCTACTTACGGTAAAAATAATCATTACATTTTATTAGACGGAGCGAATCGAATTACCGCACTGCGTCGATTGCAAATTCCCGATGTTCTGGCGCAAGTGATTGACCTGTTCGATGAGGGGCTTATTTTTCTTCATTGGCGTCACGCTGTGGAACATTTTTCCAAACGGGAATTTGTGGACAAACTCCGGCAAATCCCTTCAATTAAAATCAATCGAATGGCGGCTGGTACGCTGCAGTCGAATGAAAATGGGGACTTGCTTTGCCAGATTCTGTTTGGAGACGGCAGCCTTTACGCAGTGCGCGCTCACTCGGATTTATTCCAAAGAGTCGAAGATTTGAAACAAATCACCGCACTCTACAAAGGCTCCTATTACATGGATCGCGTCAGCTACACCAATCTGCAGCATCTGAAACACAACTATCCTGATTTTTGTGCGCTTGTCGTTTTCCGGGAATTCACCAAAGAGGAATTGGTCCAGCTAACGGAAAAGAAAATTCTGATTCCCAGCGGCATTACGCGAGTCATCTTGCCTAAGCGCGCTCTGCGCGTCAACGCGCCATTGGATATTCTAAGATTCGACGTTTCTATTGACCAAAAAAATCATTGGCTGCAGAAGCGCATCAATGAACAAATTTCAGACAAATCCATTCGATTTTATCATGAACCAACATTTTTATTTGATGAATAAATCATCAACCTGACCTACTAATTTAAATGAGGAGTAAGCGATGAAACAGACAAAAATTTTCCTATCGGAAAATGAAATGCCAAAACAGTGGTACAACATTCTTTCGGACTTGCCCAAGCCAATGCCGCCCGTGTTGCATCCGGCGACTCATAAGCCCATCGGGCCCGACGACCTGGCGCCTCTGTTCCCAATGGAAATCATCAAGCAGGAAGTCAGCACCGAACGATGGATCGATATTCCGGAGCAAGTGCGGGATATTTATCGTCTCTGGAGACCGTCTCCGCTCTTTCGCGCGCGTCGGCTCGAAAAAGCGCTCGATACGCCGGCAAAAATCTATTTCAAGTATGAGGGAGTCAGCCCTGCCGGGAGCCACAAACCCAACACGGCGATTGCTCAGGCCTATTACAATAAGCAGGAAGGCGTCAAACGGATCACGACAGAAACCGGCGCCGGACAGTGGGGTAGCGCGCTGAGTCTCGCTTGTAATTTTTTTGATATTGAATGCAAAGTCTATATGGTGAAAGTGAGCTACGATCAGAAACCGTACCGCAAGTCGATGATTCGCGCCTGGGGCGCCACTATTGTCCCCAGTCCAAGCCCGGATACCAACGCCGGAAGAAGCGTTCTGGAAAGATATCCGGACTCGCCGGGAAGTTTGGGAATCGCCATCAGCGAAGCCGTGGAAGATGCGGCGACGCGGGACGACACGAAATATTCGCTGGGAAGCGTGTTAAATCACGTGCTGCTGCACCAAACAGTGATCGGTCTGGAAGCGAAAAAACAGATGGAAATTGCCGGAGATTACCCGGATGTGATCGTCGGCTGCGTCGGCGGCGGCAGCAATTTCGGCGGAATCGTCTTGCCCTTTATCAAAGATAAATTGGAAGGAAAAAAATTGCGTGCCATCGCCGTCGAACCGGCTTCCTGTCCGACTTTGACTCGCGGCCCCTATGCCTACGATTTTGGCGATGAAGCACAAATGACGCCGATGCTGGCGATGTATACGCTGGGACACGATTTTGTGCCTCCGCCAATTCACGCTGGCGGTTTGCGCTATCATGGAATGGCACCGATTATTAGCCATCTCGTCCGCGAAAAATA
The sequence above is drawn from the Calditrichota bacterium genome and encodes:
- the trxA gene encoding thioredoxin — encoded protein: MSELVTITTENFEDEVLKSDVPVLIDFWAVWCAPCKLIAPIVEDMAKEFAGKLKAGKCDVDSNQAIASQYGIRSIPTVLIFKDGEVKEQIIGAVPKHHIAEKVKAVLS
- a CDS encoding TrpB-like pyridoxal phosphate-dependent enzyme is translated as MKQTKIFLSENEMPKQWYNILSDLPKPMPPVLHPATHKPIGPDDLAPLFPMEIIKQEVSTERWIDIPEQVRDIYRLWRPSPLFRARRLEKALDTPAKIYFKYEGVSPAGSHKPNTAIAQAYYNKQEGVKRITTETGAGQWGSALSLACNFFDIECKVYMVKVSYDQKPYRKSMIRAWGATIVPSPSPDTNAGRSVLERYPDSPGSLGIAISEAVEDAATRDDTKYSLGSVLNHVLLHQTVIGLEAKKQMEIAGDYPDVIVGCVGGGSNFGGIVLPFIKDKLEGKKLRAIAVEPASCPTLTRGPYAYDFGDEAQMTPMLAMYTLGHDFVPPPIHAGGLRYHGMAPIISHLVREKYVEAVAYKQLEIFQSGVLFSRAEGIIPAPESTHAIHATIVEALKAKEAGVPVTILFNLSGHGHFDMASYDAYFDGKLPDHALPEDEIKKALEVTKNYPQID
- a CDS encoding PorV/PorQ family protein, which encodes MNENRKSLKFSVYLPILVFSLIFLYHSLLFAQSSSGIGKYGASFLQINSSARQVALGGAFTGLADDVNLMRFNVGGLGMLKKTTLGLNYHKWIGDTQQGSMGIAMPLGFAVVGVDIIYFNEGEITELNNNFDPTGAILNSTDVAMSFGGGFRKRILGMEASFGGAAKVIRQNLAEHSATALGMDLGVLLKKGRFSYGASLQNFSITKLKFLEKEFSLPETYRGGIGFNTKLGKNLKINLATDVAWLASQKIRIYSGGEVIIGDIIALRGGYKFHNFEVNRWAAGMGLYIPMKWLNGSKVRIDYSYSPLDLLGGSTHRFSMLFEFRSLGPELGVDQTRISEMTAELQQQLDAAKKARLETEKAEQQAKEVARLMADRLNQVQQIAKESKGKIEVHTQTPTDSVWVTMRINFDFDRANIRPDEFETMHRIGKILNTYPGTKVHISGHTDFIGTEEYNIRLSHRRVDSVMVFLNKKEGVDFDRFYYPIGYGKEKPIADNNTREGRFKNRRVDFVIYTTDNALPVPEGSAIKSVEMRDDSTVQIICNGKVKFEHKFMTNPDRIVIDFPKIFLLSTKATFAFNNDIFLRARVGYHPDEKFSRIVLDLKSPIKYDIATKDNIVYIRAR